TCACTCAAACCAACGTGAATATGAAGTCTGAACCGAGCCAAACTGAGGCATGTCTTGTTTCGAATCCAACGGTACAAGCGTAAGTAAAGCACGTGTCAGTAGATCTCGCCTCTCCAGGACCCACAACTTGAACTAATACACAACAACAATAAACAGTCTTTTTCTGTCTCCCTATTAAAAGCAAGCTTTCAGAAACCGCAagaaacttttgaaaaaaatggCGAATCTGCCCCCATCGCTGTCCCTCAACGTACCATTCGGTGGTGGACCCAGCGCGTCGAACCCAAGCGCTGCTGCTGCCGGAGCTGGAGCTAACAAGGACCGGAAAATGGCTTCAGCAGAGCACTTGGTTCTCGATCTAAGCAACCCCGATTTGAGAGAAAACGCTCTTCTTGAGCTATCTAAGGTGacttttatgtatataattttgattcgaTGGTCGAAAGCTAAAGCTTTGATtcttattattagtattttttttatgttgtgtATTGTAGTTTCTTGGCATtggaaaattagggttttactagaattaaataaagttttgtgCGTATATGCGCGTACAAAAggattattttttctttttatatttatctacttttaattgatatttgggTTTGTGATCACAGGGCGAAAGTAGAACTTGTAAATTATAACATTTGGTTACATAAACACAGGTTATTTCATTAGATTTTGCCTAAAGATGTAAAAACAAGCTGGGTTTTATTCGTTTCACCAAGACTCTCTTTGTttagtattattgtttttacttttgCTGTACATGAAAGATTTGCTAACTTGGGGCAGTATGGAGAGTGGTTATGCTGATAAGTGTAGTTTTAGGTGCCGTTTCTTCTGTTTTAAGTATCAATATGGGAGGAGGTTGGGTCATTGCAAACTGTCTATCAGTAGTTGCAAGCTTCTAAAAATGCTTGGAGGTTTGATTGAATTGCAAAATATTGTTAAGGACCAATGTTTATGTGTAGGATTCTCTAATCCTTTTCCTAATGAATGAGATGAAAGGCTGAAGATAGGATTTCACTTTCGCAAAGTAGGCATTAGATGAAATCTATGTGCTGTTCGTTATTTGTGTGCTTTAATTATAAACTAATCTCCGTCTTTGGATTTTATAAGAAGGAATTATTTCAAGATTTGGCTCCGTTCGTGTGGAATTCTGTTGGCACTATATCTGCACTCATACAGGCATGCTTAATAAacttgtgttttgtttttatcattaGAAGAGAGAATTATTTCAAGATTTGGCTCCCTTGTTGTGGAATTCTTTTGGTACTATTGCAGCATTACTACAGGTATGTGCCTCATGGTTTGTATTCAACTGTTTTTACTTCCTCCTCAAAACACCCATGCATGCCATAATTTTGTTTAACGCATAATAAAATATGCTTGAGCCTAAAAGAAGACAGCCTTTTTGCCTCTTTTATTCTCCGCTTAAATTGGATTGCTGAAGCATCCGGCTCTTTAAACAATCTGTTATAATGATACTGTTTCTATTGTCTAGTCGTCAATTACTTCTATGGTTGTAATGTCGTAATTTAATGAAGGTTAACCATAGGCAAAGAATCAGAATATTTCTTGAAGGAGTGAAAAATGTAGCAAATTTATGGTTAGCAAGCTTTTTTTATTGTATGAGAGTAGTAACCCAAAAACAATCAGGTTGTGTTGCTTCTAGGTTTTATATCAATATGTTCTTAGTCTAATATGTCTTTCTTATGGGCAAAATATGAGTTCTTTTTTATAAGTATGTTGCTATTTCTATATTGTTATAACTATTAAGTTTTATGCCTATCTTGTTGAAATCCTCCACTTCTCTCCCTTTTTGTGCTTGCAGGAAATAGTTTCAATATACCCTGTTCTATCACCACCAAACCTCACTCCTGCACAATCGAACCGAGTTTGCAATGCTCTTGCTCTTCTTCAGGTTAACATTTTCCTTTTAAGCAtttctctaataatttattactcATGTTGATGCTGTAATTGCTATATCTCAGCATCTATTGGGAGCCTGGAGATGGTTCTTTACCTTTTCACATATTGATGCATATTTTGATGAGTTCAGATGATGTCAAACAACCCCTGGTGCAACTTGAGAGATGAATGTATTTACTAAGTAAATTTAATGCTAATTTCATTGCCTCAAATGTGAGGATTATGCTTATGTTCAGTAGTGTCAAAGAGAGTTGAATGTCTTTATTATCTTCATTTTACATTATCCTTAATAGAGAGGGCACTTGTTCTAATACTTTTATTGGCTTTAGTTAGTGTCAAATTTTGTACATGTTTTTATTGATTAGTTTGGGTGTTTCTAATGCTTCacaatttttaaatctcttGTTGCAGTGTGTAGCCTCTCATCCAGACACAAGAATGTTGTTTCTTAATGGTAATATTTCTGCCCTTTGTGTACTTGAATTAGTTTGGAAAAGTTCTTGTCCTTGttgtttttcatgaaaaaagggataattttatttcttataaatcaggttgtattcttaattttttttttttttaacttttaaataaagattCTATAGTGTTTTTGTTAGTTATTATACATTTACGttgatttcaaaatatttcACTCAAATGGGGTAGCTCAATATTTACCATACTTTTGATCAAACAAATGTTGTCTACAGGAGAAGATTTGTTTAGCAAGATACTGATctgttgaatttgagttgatgTTTTCCTCTTGCAGCTCATATACCTTTATATCTGTACCCTTTCCTAAATACAACGAGCAAGTCAAGGCCCTTTGAGTATTTGAGGCTAACAAGCTTAGGTGTTATTGGTGCTCTGGTGAAGGTACTTGTTGACTTCCTGCTGCACCGATTCATACATATTCTTGTATTTTTTCTGATTGCTAGGGTGCTTTCTATAAGTTTGGCCAAGTTTTACAAATTGTTTCTTAAGGTCAAAAGTTAGAACCTAATATTCCTCATTTCTTTTCCATTGCAGGTTGATGATACAGAAGTTATTAGCTTCCTTCTCTTAACAGAAATTATTCCACTCTGCCTGCGCACCATGGAGATGGGCAGTGAATTGTCAAAAACAGTTGAGTATACTGATTCtgtagatttttttaatcatttctgTTTTGCCTGTTTGcccatttgaattttttttttttcttttttactataGATTTCACTCTATAGTATGCTTGTGACACAGTTCTCTAAAATTCCTCAGTTTTAAGCTCTAAAATCTTTTGGagtaaattttccttttatgtATCATATCACTTCTTCATGGACTAGTATAGTCAGTGGGGAGTAAATTGCTCAGAAGTTATTATAGTCTAAAGGGCAATGATAGCCTGTTCTGGATGTTCATGAGACAAGATAAATTTTGGGCCTAAACTTGTGGCTTTTGCTTACCACCTTAGCTTGAAGTTGAAGTGGTTAGCGAGCTTATAGTTGCTTTTGGTTATACTACTAAGATAGCCGACTAGGATCTCTTCACATTATTCTTCTATTAACttcttcattaatatgtatTTGGCCAGTCCATCATCCAAGTTTCGCCCTCATTTCTTCAAAAGGAAGCAGGttgtttcaatattttcaaattcgGACCAAATGTCGATTTGAAGAGAGGGGTGGCTCGGTTCAACCAGTGGTCAGACCAGTGAaccatttaaaatattaaaaataatattcaaagtataattaataattaaatatatgatcTACTttgttttaacataaaaataaacttagtttgacAGCACACATACTCTAAATTGATGGATGAGGTGCTGGGAATAAGTCCTagcaatgaaaaattttatatcttctttataaaatatcatgCTGATGTTAGCAACCGGATTTGACCAGTGTCAAACCATAAACCGGGCAGCTCTAGTAGTTGGACTACAGTCCAGTCTGATCCAACTGCTAAAACGGTTTTTTTACAAACTGTTTTCTTTTTGCTTAGCGGGTGGCTGTCCAACCGATCCGGTCCGGTTTTCGGAACCTTGGGATATTTATTAATGCTTGACAAAATATTTTGTGATGGCAGGTGGCCACATTTATTGTCCAGAAAATCTTATTGGATGATGTGGGCTTGGATTATATTTGTACTACAGCTGAGAGGTTTTTTGCTGTAGGACGGGTTTTAGGTAACATGGTTGCAGCACTTGCTGAGCAACCCTCGTCACGACTGTTGAAACATATTATTCGATGTTATTTCAGACTTTCTGACAATCCAAGGTTGGTTAGATACCTTATGAGATGCTAGTGACAAAATATCATTGTCAGGCCTCACCCCTTTTTCATTCTTGTTCTTGTACCTATTTCACAGGTTCGTGCTCACAGTAGATATGTTATTTGGCCTCTTTGTTTCAGGGCTTGCGATGCACTGAGAAGTTGTCTTCCAGACATGTTAAGAGATGCCACCTTCAGTACTTGCCTTCGAGTAAGTGCTATTTGTTAAAAGGATTTTTCATTACATCATTTTAGGGTTTCAAAGACTCCTATCTTGCCTGCTTCAGTGATTGGGTCTATGTAGATTGCTGCTTAACACTGATACTTTTGGGCTTTTTGCAATCTGTACTTTTCACTTTCCTGCATTGGTCGTGTCATTGTGATACAAGTACCTTAC
The genomic region above belongs to Mangifera indica cultivar Alphonso unplaced genomic scaffold, CATAS_Mindica_2.1 Un_0083, whole genome shotgun sequence and contains:
- the LOC123207505 gene encoding CCR4-NOT transcription complex subunit 9-like isoform X1 encodes the protein MANLPPSLSLNVPFGGGPSASNPSAAAAGAGANKDRKMASAEHLVLDLSNPDLRENALLELSKKRELFQDLAPLLWNSFGTIAALLQEIVSIYPVLSPPNLTPAQSNRVCNALALLQCVASHPDTRMLFLNAHIPLYLYPFLNTTSKSRPFEYLRLTSLGVIGALVKVDDTEVISFLLLTEIIPLCLRTMEMGSELSKTVATFIVQKILLDDVGLDYICTTAERFFAVGRVLGNMVAALAEQPSSRLLKHIIRCYFRLSDNPRACDALRSCLPDMLRDATFSTCLREDPTTRRWLQQLLHNVGVNRVPALQAGGGFEHMLVN
- the LOC123207505 gene encoding CCR4-NOT transcription complex subunit 9-like isoform X2; amino-acid sequence: MANLPPSLSLNVPFGGGPSASNPSAAAAGAGANKDRKMASAEHLVLDLSNPDLRENALLELSKRELFQDLAPLLWNSFGTIAALLQEIVSIYPVLSPPNLTPAQSNRVCNALALLQCVASHPDTRMLFLNAHIPLYLYPFLNTTSKSRPFEYLRLTSLGVIGALVKVDDTEVISFLLLTEIIPLCLRTMEMGSELSKTVATFIVQKILLDDVGLDYICTTAERFFAVGRVLGNMVAALAEQPSSRLLKHIIRCYFRLSDNPRACDALRSCLPDMLRDATFSTCLREDPTTRRWLQQLLHNVGVNRVPALQAGGGFEHMLVN